From one Mytilus trossulus isolate FHL-02 chromosome 10, PNRI_Mtr1.1.1.hap1, whole genome shotgun sequence genomic stretch:
- the LOC134688090 gene encoding uncharacterized protein LOC134688090 has protein sequence MAWQRILLSSFFFTDKKLELYIYIGAGAGGLFVIIAILLIILCIRKRSKKKTINGEQTTHGSNDPYSDNGELRDNMLYVSSDQQDIIEDGNYHMVDLGEKGGVNESRSSKVEYSTADGNYSSIGSPDTKHKPKAAVNFRESDNKTQRIFLVENSNDEYAVVDKGRKSESVKHASTLVRNSSEKDMEMHAWFTSRSDICSGG, from the exons atggCT tgGCAAAGAATCCTAttgagttcatttttttttacagataagAAGTTAGAACTGTACATCTATATAGGAGCAGGTGCAGGAGGATTGTTTGTGATTATAGCTATATTATTGATTATACTGTGTATTAG GAAAAGATCAAAGAAGAAAACTATAAATGGAGAACAAACAACGCATGGTAGCAATGATCCTTATTCTGATAATGGCGAACTAAGGGATAACATGTTATACGTTTCCTCCGATCAACAAGATATTATCGAGGACGGAAATTACCATATGGTTGATTTAGGAGAGAAAGGAGGAGTTAATGAAAGTAGAAGTTCTAAAGTCGAATATAGTACAGCTGACGGAAACTACAGTTCAATAGGAAGTCCAGATACTAAACATAAACCGAAAGCGGCCGTCAACTTCCGTGAATCAGACAACAAAACACAACGTATATTTCTCGTGGAAAACAGCAATGATGAGTATGCCGTGGTAGACAAAGGGAGAAAATCTGAAAGTGTTAAACATGCTTCTACTTTGGTAAGAAATAGCAGCGAAAAAGACATGGAGATGCATGCTTGGTTTACAAGTAGATCAGACATATGCAGTGGTGGATAA